From a region of the Vibrio ostreae genome:
- a CDS encoding UxaA family hydrolase — MNSLLKIHPQDNVAVALSDLTAGTTVEIDQQSITLQDDIPQAHKVALKDFACDDLIVKYGAPIGHAVTAISAGTRVDQDNIRTNLKELSDYQYQPDFQSIDSTLHDTPVELYRRYNGEVGIRNELWIIPTVGCVNAMARMMKKQLESQADMTQIDGVNVFTHQYGCSQLGDDHQNTKTLLQNLAKHPNAGGVLVVGLGCENNQLNAFRESLGDYDPDRIEFMICQKHDDEVETGVGLLRKLYDKMMTDQRQPGFLHEVRFGLECGGSDGFSGITANPLLGRFSDYLVAHGGTTVLTEVPEMFGAEHILMSRCIDKTTFENTVGMINNFKQYFIDHNQPIYENPSPGNKAGGISTLEEKSLGCTQKAGRSQVMDVLSYGERLTKPGLNLLSAPGNDAIATSALAMAGCHMVLFSTGRGTPYGGPVPTLKLATNSDLAKRKPHWIDFNAGALIEGISMDELLECFIERVAAFVNGQQTCNERNDFREIAIFKSGVTL; from the coding sequence GTGAACTCATTACTTAAAATCCATCCGCAGGACAACGTAGCCGTGGCATTAAGTGATCTCACGGCGGGTACGACTGTAGAGATCGACCAGCAGTCGATTACGTTGCAGGACGATATTCCTCAGGCTCACAAAGTCGCGTTGAAGGATTTTGCCTGCGATGACCTGATCGTGAAATATGGCGCCCCTATCGGACATGCTGTGACCGCGATTTCGGCTGGCACCCGTGTCGATCAGGACAATATACGCACGAACCTCAAAGAGTTAAGCGACTACCAGTATCAACCGGATTTCCAGTCCATAGACAGCACCTTGCACGACACTCCGGTCGAACTATACCGGCGTTATAACGGAGAGGTAGGGATCCGCAATGAATTGTGGATAATCCCGACCGTGGGTTGTGTCAATGCCATGGCCAGAATGATGAAAAAGCAACTCGAATCTCAGGCTGACATGACACAAATCGATGGCGTAAATGTATTTACCCATCAGTACGGTTGCTCGCAACTCGGCGATGACCATCAAAACACCAAAACATTGCTGCAAAATCTGGCAAAACATCCCAATGCGGGCGGTGTATTAGTGGTTGGTCTCGGCTGTGAAAATAATCAGCTCAATGCGTTCAGAGAGTCTCTGGGTGATTATGACCCGGATCGGATTGAGTTTATGATCTGTCAGAAACACGACGATGAAGTGGAAACCGGAGTCGGGTTACTCAGAAAGCTGTACGACAAAATGATGACTGACCAGCGCCAGCCAGGCTTTTTGCACGAAGTACGCTTTGGTCTGGAGTGCGGAGGTTCCGACGGTTTTTCCGGTATTACCGCTAACCCGCTACTGGGAAGATTTTCGGACTACCTTGTCGCACACGGCGGAACAACAGTACTGACAGAAGTACCGGAAATGTTCGGAGCGGAACATATCCTGATGAGTCGCTGCATCGATAAAACCACATTTGAAAATACAGTCGGCATGATCAATAACTTCAAGCAGTACTTTATCGATCACAATCAACCTATCTACGAAAACCCCTCGCCCGGTAATAAGGCAGGAGGCATTTCTACTCTGGAAGAAAAGTCGCTCGGTTGCACGCAAAAGGCAGGCCGTAGTCAGGTTATGGACGTACTGAGCTACGGTGAACGCCTGACCAAACCAGGATTAAATCTGCTCAGTGCGCCAGGGAATGATGCTATCGCCACTTCCGCTCTGGCAATGGCAGGCTGCCATATGGTGCTGTTCAGTACCGGACGCGGAACCCCCTATGGAGGACCAGTACCGACCCTCAAACTGGCCACCAATAGCGACTTGGCTAAGCGAAAACCACACTGGATCGACTTTAACGCCGGCGCATTAATTGAAGGCATCAGTATGGATGAACTGCTGGAGTGTTTTATTGAACGGGTCGCCGCATTCGTCAATGGTCAGCAAACCTGCAATGAGCGCAATGATTTCCGTGAGATAGCGATTTTTAAGAGCGGCGTGACGTTGTAA
- a CDS encoding FCD domain-containing protein, giving the protein MEPNVKLYQKIANRFKKEIADGVYQVGDMLLAERLIAEQMEVSRTVIREAMIMLEVEGFVEVRKGSGIRVINTQIDSAVTESSQLVTDASFMLTCGPFELLQARQLFESNIAEFAATQATKQDLVALMKIQEQAKSDDFSRDSYWDSEFHIQLARCTQNSAVVHVAEMLCKHRENNPYWKKLHEHIEDNKIRSWCTEHDDIVQALIKRDPQAARQAVWQHIENTKQMLFDGSSDDYDRFLFAESPLSTF; this is encoded by the coding sequence ATGGAACCCAACGTTAAGCTTTATCAAAAGATAGCGAATCGCTTTAAAAAAGAAATAGCTGACGGTGTATACCAGGTAGGTGATATGTTACTTGCTGAACGTTTAATCGCCGAACAAATGGAAGTCAGCCGCACCGTCATCCGTGAAGCAATGATCATGCTGGAAGTCGAAGGGTTCGTTGAGGTTCGTAAAGGCTCAGGTATTCGCGTGATTAATACTCAGATTGATTCCGCCGTTACTGAGTCCAGTCAGCTAGTTACCGACGCCAGCTTCATGTTAACTTGTGGTCCATTTGAACTGCTGCAAGCCCGTCAGCTATTTGAAAGCAACATTGCTGAATTCGCCGCGACTCAGGCCACTAAGCAGGATCTGGTTGCTTTGATGAAAATTCAGGAACAAGCCAAATCAGATGACTTTAGCCGTGATTCATACTGGGATAGTGAATTTCATATCCAGCTTGCACGCTGTACACAAAATTCCGCGGTGGTCCATGTGGCAGAGATGTTGTGCAAACATCGCGAAAACAATCCCTATTGGAAAAAGTTGCACGAGCATATTGAAGACAACAAGATTCGCAGCTGGTGTACAGAGCATGACGATATTGTTCAGGCCCTGATAAAACGGGATCCGCAGGCTGCGCGTCAGGCTGTATGGCAACACATTGAAAATACGAAACAGATGTTGTTTGACGGTTCCAGCGACGACTATGATCGTTTCTTGTTTGCGGAAAGTCCTCTTTCTACCTTCTGA
- a CDS encoding tagaturonate reductase, with product MIQLNRDTFPGPSYPTKIIQFGEGNFLRAFLDWQVDQLNQHTNFNSGVSVIRPIGGTFPPSLNTQQGLYTTLIRGLDEDGQAVSQSRIIYSVNQELSAYDEFAQIVTLAHNPDTRFVFSNTTEAGIAFVESDKLTDIPPSSYPAKLTRMLWERFNHFEGADDKGWIIIPCELIDYNGAALQAIIQRYIDLWALPAEFRAWVDNANTFCSTLVDRIVTGYPKDEVPQLEALLGYQDTFMVSAENFYLFVIQGPQWLNQALCLDQLDEEYALNIKIVDDIKPYKERKVAILNGAHTALVPVAYQADIDTVGESMQDEQIAAYLKQVMFSEIIPTLSLPEDELIAFATDVEYRFKNPYIQHQLLSIALNSMTKFKTRILPQLLAYQANEQRLPRYLSFAFAALITFYQGKRNQQTYPLNDDQPWLDFFAAQWAQVEAGHLSCRELVDAVLANAEHWDADLTKVPGLSECVTAHVERICSRGMRSALADA from the coding sequence ATGATTCAGCTTAACCGCGATACTTTTCCCGGCCCATCTTATCCGACTAAAATCATCCAGTTCGGCGAGGGCAACTTTTTACGTGCCTTTCTCGACTGGCAAGTCGATCAACTCAACCAACACACAAATTTTAATTCTGGCGTCAGCGTTATCCGCCCGATCGGCGGCACCTTCCCACCCAGCCTCAACACACAGCAGGGCTTATATACCACTCTGATTCGGGGGCTGGATGAAGACGGCCAGGCGGTCTCTCAATCGCGTATTATCTATTCCGTCAATCAGGAATTATCGGCATATGATGAATTTGCGCAGATTGTGACTCTGGCCCACAACCCTGATACCCGATTTGTTTTCTCCAATACAACAGAAGCCGGTATTGCCTTCGTCGAGAGTGACAAACTCACCGATATCCCGCCGAGCAGTTACCCGGCCAAACTGACGCGTATGCTGTGGGAGAGATTTAATCATTTCGAAGGCGCCGACGACAAAGGATGGATTATTATCCCTTGTGAACTGATTGACTACAACGGCGCGGCTCTGCAAGCAATTATACAACGCTATATTGACCTTTGGGCGCTACCGGCAGAATTCCGTGCATGGGTCGATAATGCCAACACTTTTTGTTCAACTTTAGTTGATCGTATCGTCACCGGGTATCCGAAAGATGAAGTACCCCAATTGGAAGCGCTACTTGGTTATCAAGATACCTTTATGGTCAGCGCTGAAAATTTCTACCTGTTCGTCATTCAGGGGCCACAATGGCTTAACCAGGCGTTGTGCCTTGACCAGCTTGATGAAGAATATGCACTCAATATCAAGATTGTGGACGACATCAAACCTTATAAAGAGCGTAAGGTGGCCATTCTTAATGGTGCTCATACCGCTTTGGTTCCGGTTGCCTATCAGGCGGACATCGATACCGTAGGCGAAAGCATGCAGGATGAGCAAATCGCGGCCTACCTGAAACAGGTAATGTTCTCAGAAATCATACCGACTCTCTCTTTACCTGAAGATGAACTGATCGCATTCGCCACTGATGTCGAATACCGGTTTAAAAACCCATATATCCAGCATCAGCTGTTATCGATTGCGCTGAATAGCATGACCAAATTCAAAACCAGGATCCTGCCTCAGCTCTTAGCATATCAAGCCAATGAACAGCGGTTACCCCGCTACCTCAGCTTTGCTTTTGCGGCATTAATTACCTTTTATCAGGGCAAGCGGAATCAACAAACCTATCCCCTGAATGACGATCAGCCATGGCTGGATTTCTTCGCCGCACAATGGGCACAAGTTGAAGCTGGTCATTTATCTTGCCGTGAATTAGTGGACGCGGTATTGGCGAATGCCGAACACTGGGATGCAGATTTAACCAAGGTCCCTGGCCTTTCCGAATGTGTAACTGCCCATGTTGAGCGCATCTGCTCACGGGGAATGCGCAGCGCGTTGGCTGATGCATAA
- a CDS encoding DNA-3-methyladenine glycosylase I, which translates to MTMEKFDAIYQRAAERKGGSDKLEALVSKPLSKDELAAIAEDRWLSAFSMKVFQSGISWAVVRKKWPAFEELFFQFRIEPLLMLSDEILEQKAQDPSIIRHLVKVMSIRNNAQMIYEARLTHGSFSRMVADWPAERITELWDYLKKHGDRLGGNTGPYTLRQMGVDTFILTGDVEAYLRNTGVIEGGKNTKRSLQAATEAFCQWREQSGRSMTEISQIIAYSTGDNHLQ; encoded by the coding sequence ATGACTATGGAAAAGTTTGACGCCATATATCAGCGCGCTGCTGAACGTAAAGGTGGCAGTGATAAACTCGAAGCGTTAGTGAGTAAACCTCTTAGTAAGGACGAGCTGGCGGCGATAGCGGAAGATCGCTGGTTATCGGCATTCAGCATGAAAGTATTTCAGAGTGGTATTTCCTGGGCCGTGGTACGCAAAAAGTGGCCGGCGTTTGAAGAGTTGTTCTTTCAGTTTCGCATTGAACCTTTGCTGATGCTTTCGGACGAGATTTTGGAGCAAAAAGCGCAAGACCCAAGCATTATCAGGCATCTGGTGAAAGTAATGTCGATTCGCAACAATGCACAAATGATTTACGAAGCGCGCCTCACTCATGGTTCATTCAGCCGGATGGTGGCTGACTGGCCTGCCGAACGCATCACTGAACTGTGGGATTATCTGAAAAAGCACGGCGATCGCCTGGGCGGTAATACCGGCCCTTACACCCTTCGTCAAATGGGTGTGGACACCTTTATCCTGACGGGTGATGTTGAGGCTTACCTGCGTAATACCGGTGTCATCGAAGGTGGTAAAAATACCAAACGATCCCTGCAGGCAGCCACTGAAGCCTTTTGTCAATGGCGAGAGCAATCCGGCCGCAGCATGACCGAGATCAGTCAGATCATTGCCTACAGTACCGGTGACAACCACTTACAGTAA
- the uxaC gene encoding glucuronate isomerase → MTTFLSENFLLHNDIARRLYHEVAADMPIIDYHCHLPPQQVAQDYRFQNLTDIWLRGDHYKWRAMRSNGVEERFCTGEATDKEKFLAFARTVPFTIGNPIYHWTHLELRRPFGIKDMVLSEKNALQVWDQCNEMLASPEFSARSIMQKMKVEMVGTTDDPVDDLSAHKQVAEDDSFLIQMLPSWRPDKAFNIHLATFTDYVHQLAEVADVEIHLFTDLCRALKKRLQHFAEHGCCISDHALDTVVYEDASEQELDSILAKRLAGNDVTPFETAQFKTAVLVFLGKEYAKRGWVQQYHIGALRNNNQRMFELLGPDTGFDSINDGEVALPLARLLNALDRDDALPKTILYCLNPRDNEVIATMCGNFQGGGIEGKIQFGSGWWFNDQKDGMERQMTQLAQLGLLSRFVGMLTDSRSFLSYTRHEYFRRILCQMIGQWVENGEAPADFDLLSRMVADICYHNAKNYFGLTALSR, encoded by the coding sequence ATGACCACTTTCCTCTCTGAAAACTTTTTGCTGCATAATGACATCGCGCGCCGCCTGTATCATGAGGTGGCCGCGGACATGCCAATCATCGACTATCACTGCCACCTGCCTCCTCAACAGGTAGCGCAGGATTACCGCTTTCAAAACCTGACCGACATCTGGCTGCGTGGCGATCATTACAAATGGCGCGCAATGCGCAGTAACGGTGTTGAAGAACGCTTTTGTACTGGTGAAGCTACCGATAAGGAAAAATTCCTGGCGTTTGCACGCACGGTGCCGTTTACCATCGGCAACCCTATCTATCACTGGACACACCTCGAACTACGTCGTCCTTTTGGTATAAAAGACATGGTATTGAGTGAAAAAAATGCTCTGCAAGTCTGGGATCAGTGCAATGAAATGTTAGCGAGCCCAGAATTCAGCGCCCGATCGATCATGCAAAAAATGAAAGTCGAGATGGTGGGTACCACAGATGACCCGGTTGACGATTTGAGTGCACATAAACAAGTGGCCGAAGATGACTCTTTCCTGATACAAATGCTGCCCAGCTGGCGTCCCGACAAAGCATTCAACATTCATCTCGCTACCTTTACAGACTATGTGCATCAGTTAGCGGAAGTCGCAGACGTTGAGATCCATCTCTTTACCGATTTGTGCCGCGCGCTGAAAAAACGCCTGCAACACTTCGCAGAGCACGGATGCTGTATCAGCGATCATGCGCTTGATACCGTGGTATATGAAGACGCCAGTGAACAGGAGCTGGATTCCATTCTCGCCAAGCGTCTGGCAGGAAACGACGTGACACCTTTTGAAACCGCACAGTTTAAAACCGCTGTCCTAGTTTTTCTGGGTAAAGAGTACGCAAAGCGCGGCTGGGTGCAGCAATATCACATTGGCGCACTGCGTAATAACAACCAACGTATGTTTGAACTACTGGGCCCGGATACCGGTTTCGATTCCATCAACGATGGTGAAGTTGCGCTGCCACTGGCTCGCCTTTTGAATGCACTCGACCGGGATGACGCGCTGCCAAAAACTATCTTGTACTGCTTAAATCCGCGCGATAACGAAGTGATTGCCACCATGTGCGGCAATTTCCAGGGCGGCGGTATCGAAGGCAAGATTCAATTCGGATCCGGGTGGTGGTTTAACGATCAGAAAGATGGCATGGAACGTCAAATGACTCAGTTAGCGCAACTGGGATTGTTAAGTCGCTTTGTCGGTATGCTGACCGATAGCCGTAGTTTCCTGTCTTACACACGTCACGAATATTTCCGTCGCATTTTGTGCCAGATGATTGGTCAATGGGTCGAAAATGGTGAAGCGCCAGCTGATTTTGACCTGCTGAGCCGTATGGTTGCCGATATCTGCTACCACAACGCAAAGAACTATTTTGGTCTCACTGCACTATCACGGTGA